The following coding sequences are from one Selenomonas sputigena ATCC 35185 window:
- the bioF gene encoding 8-amino-7-oxononanoate synthase, whose translation MALYSLKMRAEKNAGKREHVSGAEKILSEEELPEHLAALLSRALHHAKGKADFVNFKVEAIAPEAVEHLPALPVSTVEVETPAEGRRVIIDALENLGLKNGEAILAKFSETYGMRGAMLLDADTLERLEPDAERGLRATYMDAERAAKGASDCKNHFAEAVVLATKVVHAPHIVAEICVSDDPDYVTGYVAAQSFGYRRITKLKEAGSPDGGRIFLYRGSRDGVADTIRYLEKQCVLVRGVPDSPAGNVRPQGMEEMLAEELAAKKARHLCREMHEIDSAQAAHVTVGGAEKLLLASNNYLGLVDHPRLKRAAQEAVERYGCGSGGSRLTTGTLPLHTKLEEELAAFKGTEAALLFDTGYMANVGILSALGQKGAVFFSDELNHASIIDGCRLSRAKTVVYRHSDMQDLEEKLAAHAQCPGVIVSDAVFSMDGDIANLPRILELARKYHVWSMVDEAHSTGVIGATGRGICEHFYLREKPDVLMGTLSKALASEGGYVCGSRLLIDYLKNTSRSFIFSTSQSPANLAAASAALQLLQEEPERVARLQENVRVFCAALAEHGVEARSETAIVPLIVGEESLAVKIAKDLERQGILVSAIRHPTVAKGAARLRVALAATHTEEELKSAAARIASCMRGAC comes from the coding sequence ATGGCGCTTTACAGTCTGAAAATGCGGGCGGAAAAGAACGCGGGGAAGCGCGAGCACGTGTCGGGCGCGGAGAAAATCTTGTCGGAGGAGGAACTGCCGGAACATTTGGCGGCGCTTCTTTCGCGCGCCCTGCACCACGCCAAGGGCAAGGCGGATTTCGTGAACTTCAAGGTGGAGGCGATCGCGCCCGAGGCGGTGGAGCATCTGCCCGCGCTTCCCGTCTCGACGGTCGAGGTTGAGACGCCTGCCGAGGGGCGGCGCGTGATTATCGACGCCTTGGAAAACCTTGGTTTGAAGAACGGCGAAGCCATCTTGGCGAAGTTTTCCGAGACGTATGGGATGCGCGGCGCAATGCTGCTCGATGCGGACACGCTCGAACGCTTGGAGCCGGACGCCGAACGCGGCCTGCGTGCGACGTACATGGACGCCGAACGTGCTGCAAAAGGGGCGTCCGACTGCAAGAACCACTTCGCCGAAGCCGTCGTCCTCGCGACGAAGGTCGTCCATGCGCCGCACATCGTCGCGGAGATCTGCGTGTCCGACGATCCCGACTATGTGACGGGCTATGTGGCGGCGCAGTCTTTCGGCTATCGCCGCATCACGAAGCTCAAGGAGGCGGGATCGCCCGACGGCGGACGCATCTTCCTCTATCGCGGTTCGCGCGACGGCGTCGCCGACACGATTCGCTATCTGGAAAAGCAATGCGTGCTCGTGCGCGGCGTGCCGGACAGTCCGGCGGGGAATGTGCGTCCGCAGGGCATGGAGGAAATGCTCGCCGAAGAGCTGGCGGCGAAAAAGGCGCGCCATCTTTGCCGCGAGATGCACGAGATCGACTCGGCGCAGGCCGCACACGTCACGGTCGGCGGTGCGGAAAAGCTGCTTCTGGCGTCGAACAACTACCTTGGACTCGTCGATCATCCGCGCCTCAAGCGGGCGGCGCAGGAGGCCGTCGAGCGCTACGGCTGCGGCTCCGGCGGCTCGCGGCTGACGACGGGCACGCTTCCTCTGCACACGAAGCTGGAAGAGGAGCTGGCGGCATTCAAGGGGACGGAGGCGGCGCTCCTCTTCGATACGGGCTACATGGCGAATGTCGGCATCCTTTCCGCGCTTGGTCAGAAAGGCGCAGTTTTTTTCAGCGACGAACTCAACCATGCGAGCATCATCGACGGCTGTCGCTTGAGCCGCGCCAAGACCGTCGTCTATCGCCACAGCGATATGCAGGATTTGGAAGAGAAGCTCGCCGCCCATGCTCAGTGTCCGGGCGTCATCGTCTCCGATGCGGTGTTCAGCATGGACGGCGACATTGCCAATCTGCCGCGCATCTTGGAGCTTGCGCGAAAGTACCATGTCTGGAGCATGGTGGACGAAGCGCACTCGACCGGCGTGATCGGCGCGACGGGGCGCGGTATATGCGAGCATTTTTACTTAAGGGAGAAGCCCGACGTCCTGATGGGGACGCTGTCGAAGGCTTTGGCGAGCGAGGGCGGCTACGTCTGTGGCAGCCGGCTCTTGATCGACTATTTGAAGAATACGTCTCGCAGTTTCATCTTCTCGACAAGCCAATCGCCCGCCAATCTCGCCGCCGCGTCCGCGGCGCTGCAGCTCCTGCAGGAAGAGCCGGAGCGCGTCGCCCGCCTGCAGGAAAATGTCCGCGTGTTCTGCGCGGCGCTTGCCGAGCATGGCGTTGAAGCCCGGAGCGAGACGGCGATCGTGCCGCTGATCGTCGGCGAAGAGTCCCTGGCGGTGAAAATAGCGAAGGATTTGGAGCGGCAGGGCATCCTCGTATCCGCCATCCGCCACCCGACGGTGGCGAAGGGGGCGGCTCGCCTGCGCGTCGCCTTGGCTGCGACGCATACGGAGGAGGAGCTGAAAAGCGCGGCGGCGCGAATTGCATCGTGCATGAGGGGAGCTTGCTGA
- a CDS encoding DNA adenine methylase, which produces MYDLAYNTFMMKGATDDDGSAAAMNLKPFLKWAGGKGQLIHEIARYYPFEDSRIKKYAEPFVGGGAILFDILSKYDLEAVYISDVNSELINTYCTIRDHADELIHLLLLMQNEFTALSAEERKICYTEKRARFNDLKMHENKADSKERAALMIFLNRTCFNGLFRVNKKGFFNVPMGAYKNPTICDEANLRAVAEKLRNVTIVCADYRGSADFIDKHTFVYFDPPYRPLTETARFTAYTKDSFDDAAQIALAKFVDDMSTKGAKIVASNSDPKNVNSEDNFFEDIYRAHKIHRVNAVRMINSNADARGKIQELLISNF; this is translated from the coding sequence ATGTACGATTTGGCATATAATACTTTCATGATGAAAGGGGCTACAGACGATGATGGCAGTGCAGCAGCAATGAATCTCAAACCTTTTTTGAAGTGGGCCGGAGGCAAGGGGCAGCTCATCCATGAAATCGCCCGATACTATCCCTTTGAAGACAGCCGCATAAAAAAATACGCCGAACCTTTCGTTGGAGGCGGCGCGATCCTCTTCGATATATTGAGCAAGTATGATCTGGAAGCTGTTTATATCAGTGATGTAAACAGCGAACTCATCAATACCTACTGTACGATTCGAGATCATGCGGACGAATTGATTCACTTGCTCCTTCTTATGCAAAACGAATTTACGGCACTCTCCGCAGAGGAGCGGAAGATCTGCTATACCGAGAAACGCGCACGTTTCAACGATCTGAAAATGCACGAGAACAAAGCAGACAGCAAGGAACGTGCTGCCTTGATGATTTTCCTCAACCGAACCTGTTTCAATGGCTTGTTCCGTGTCAACAAAAAAGGATTCTTCAACGTCCCCATGGGCGCTTACAAAAATCCAACCATCTGCGATGAAGCTAATCTTCGAGCCGTGGCGGAAAAATTAAGAAACGTGACGATTGTATGCGCGGACTATCGAGGATCTGCCGATTTTATCGACAAGCATACCTTCGTTTATTTTGATCCTCCTTATCGACCGCTCACGGAAACCGCACGGTTTACAGCTTATACAAAAGACTCCTTCGACGATGCGGCGCAGATTGCTTTGGCAAAGTTTGTGGATGACATGAGCACGAAAGGCGCAAAAATTGTCGCCAGCAACTCCGATCCCAAGAATGTAAACAGCGAAGATAACTTTTTTGAAGACATCTATCGCGCACACAAGATTCATCGAGTGAATGCCGTTCGCATGATCAACAGCAACGCCGATGCACGCGGCAAGATACAGGAACTTCTTATATCAAACTTTTAA
- a CDS encoding Na+/H+ antiporter NhaC family protein yields the protein MAETAWAVLPPVITIVLALATKEVYMSLIIGIFSGAMLYANFNVLEAILTMFAVMEAKVGANVNILVFLVILGILVAAITRSGATKAYGDWAVRTIQGRRSALAITALLGIVIFIDDYFNCLTVGTVMRPVTDKFKIARTKLAYIIDATAAPVCILAPISSWAAAVGSSLPEGSSIDGFGLFLQTIPINLYAWLTLIFMCFLVWSEKDFSEMGASIRKNEREFYVPPEYADVKEEKIEGRGKIYDLLLPLAVLIAACIYGMLYTGGIHDGLSVAEAFANCDSSKSLVLGSFIAFVFTGLLYLPRRVVSFNDFCTSFILGFKAMSPALFILCLAWTLSGICSDKYLDLGGYVGQLVSANAGVITFLPVIFFLVGAGLAFATGTSWGTFGILIPIAIAIVGTDSPVLALCVAAILSGAVAGDHASPISDTTILASAGAQCHHIDHVSTQIPYVLVVVSVCVVGYIVDGLTMNGWLGLAVALAILAVVMAVVYWKVPVPLKDRSAD from the coding sequence ATGGCAGAAACGGCATGGGCTGTTCTTCCGCCCGTCATCACCATCGTGCTGGCGCTCGCGACGAAGGAAGTCTATATGTCGCTGATCATCGGCATTTTCTCAGGAGCTATGCTCTACGCGAATTTCAATGTCCTCGAAGCGATCCTCACGATGTTCGCAGTCATGGAGGCGAAGGTCGGGGCAAATGTCAACATCCTCGTCTTTCTTGTCATCCTCGGCATCCTCGTCGCCGCCATCACGCGCTCGGGCGCGACGAAGGCTTACGGCGACTGGGCGGTGCGCACGATTCAGGGCAGGCGCAGTGCGCTCGCGATCACGGCGCTCCTCGGCATCGTCATCTTCATCGACGACTACTTCAACTGCCTGACGGTCGGCACGGTCATGCGCCCCGTGACGGACAAGTTCAAGATCGCGCGCACGAAGCTCGCCTACATCATCGATGCGACGGCGGCGCCCGTGTGCATCCTCGCGCCCATATCGAGCTGGGCGGCAGCCGTCGGCTCGTCGCTGCCTGAAGGCAGCAGCATCGACGGGTTCGGCCTCTTCCTGCAGACGATTCCGATCAATCTCTACGCATGGCTGACGCTCATTTTCATGTGCTTCCTCGTGTGGTCGGAGAAAGATTTTTCCGAGATGGGCGCCTCGATCCGCAAGAATGAGCGAGAGTTCTATGTTCCGCCCGAGTACGCCGATGTCAAGGAGGAGAAGATCGAGGGCAGGGGCAAGATCTACGATCTCCTGCTTCCCTTAGCAGTGCTCATCGCCGCGTGCATCTACGGCATGCTCTACACGGGCGGCATCCACGACGGGCTGAGCGTCGCCGAGGCTTTCGCGAACTGCGATTCGTCGAAGTCGCTCGTGCTCGGCTCCTTCATCGCCTTCGTCTTCACGGGACTCCTCTACCTGCCGCGCCGTGTCGTTTCCTTCAATGATTTCTGCACGAGCTTCATCCTCGGCTTCAAGGCGATGTCGCCCGCGCTCTTCATCCTGTGCCTCGCGTGGACGCTCTCGGGCATCTGCAGCGACAAGTACCTCGATCTCGGCGGCTACGTCGGCCAGCTCGTCAGCGCCAATGCGGGCGTCATCACGTTCCTGCCCGTCATCTTCTTCCTCGTCGGCGCAGGCCTCGCCTTCGCTACGGGAACGTCGTGGGGCACGTTCGGCATCTTGATTCCGATCGCCATCGCCATCGTTGGCACGGACAGCCCCGTGCTCGCGCTTTGCGTCGCGGCGATCCTCTCGGGCGCTGTCGCAGGCGATCATGCGTCGCCGATTTCCGATACGACGATTCTCGCATCTGCGGGCGCACAGTGCCACCATATCGACCATGTATCGACGCAGATTCCCTATGTGCTCGTCGTCGTCAGTGTCTGTGTCGTTGGCTACATCGTCGACGGCCTCACGATGAACGGCTGGCTGGGACTCGCTGTCGCGTTGGCGATCCTCGCCGTCGTCATGGCCGTTGTCTACTGGAAAGTCCCCGTGCCGCTCAAAGACCGCAGCGCGGACTGA
- a CDS encoding TatD family nuclease-associated radical SAM protein: MLVYMVDHGKYLLPEESLKRRPEEKRGLYVNITNECPCACTFCLRTMKDMPEDMSLWLGGKEPTVEELKAALLAAPWDYVKEVVFCGFGEPTMRLADLIELLRFVKEQHPALPTRVNTNGLSDLVYGRDTAADFAGGILDTVSISLNASNAERYLALTRSEFGIESFEAMLAFAEKMKAYAGHVVLTIVEKVEGAEEIAKCRALCEARGLDLRVRTYEGS, encoded by the coding sequence ATGCTTGTCTACATGGTCGATCACGGCAAGTACCTCTTGCCCGAAGAAAGTCTCAAGCGCCGCCCCGAAGAGAAGCGCGGCCTTTACGTCAATATCACGAACGAATGTCCGTGCGCGTGCACCTTCTGCCTGCGCACGATGAAGGATATGCCCGAGGACATGAGCCTGTGGCTCGGCGGCAAAGAGCCGACGGTCGAAGAGCTCAAAGCGGCTCTCCTCGCTGCGCCTTGGGACTATGTGAAGGAAGTCGTCTTCTGCGGCTTCGGCGAGCCGACGATGCGCCTTGCCGACCTCATCGAACTGCTGCGCTTCGTCAAGGAGCAGCATCCCGCCTTGCCGACGCGCGTCAATACGAACGGCCTCTCGGATCTCGTTTACGGCCGTGACACGGCGGCGGACTTCGCGGGCGGCATCCTTGATACCGTTTCCATCAGCCTCAACGCGTCGAATGCCGAGCGCTATCTGGCGCTGACGAGAAGCGAGTTCGGCATCGAATCCTTCGAAGCGATGCTCGCTTTCGCTGAGAAGATGAAGGCTTATGCGGGGCATGTCGTCCTGACGATCGTCGAGAAGGTCGAGGGCGCGGAAGAAATCGCAAAGTGCCGCGCACTGTGTGAGGCGCGGGGGCTTGATTTGCGCGTGCGCACGTATGAGGGAAGCTGA
- a CDS encoding fumarylacetoacetate hydrolase family protein — MIVKLLNFYAEDGAVHIGASDGEKTVDVSAVGYSWGWQEIFADWEKIRPQIESVLQHAKPLAHGLRFAPAVTAPGKILCVGLNYASHRAEVPFGAPKYPALFSKFNNALNASGGEVLLPTGAKELDYEAELVVIVGKKVKDASEEEAAAAIFGYTAGNDFTARDLQRRTSQWLLGKTPDGFAPLGPYIVPAAEIDVSHLAVRTFVNGEMRQDGRTSDMIFSPAAIVRYISKCMTLDPGDVIFTGTPHGVIFGLPEKERRWLKAGDEVVVKIEGIGELRNRIA; from the coding sequence ATGATCGTGAAACTCTTGAATTTCTATGCCGAGGACGGCGCCGTGCATATCGGTGCGAGCGACGGAGAGAAGACTGTCGATGTCAGCGCCGTCGGCTATAGCTGGGGTTGGCAGGAAATCTTTGCCGATTGGGAGAAGATCCGGCCGCAGATCGAAAGCGTCCTGCAGCACGCGAAGCCTTTGGCGCACGGTCTGCGCTTTGCACCCGCCGTGACGGCGCCGGGCAAGATTCTCTGCGTCGGGCTGAACTACGCGAGCCACCGTGCGGAGGTTCCCTTCGGGGCGCCCAAATATCCGGCGCTCTTCAGCAAGTTCAATAACGCGCTCAACGCTTCAGGCGGCGAGGTGCTCCTGCCCACGGGCGCGAAGGAGCTTGACTACGAGGCGGAGCTTGTCGTCATCGTTGGGAAAAAGGTCAAGGATGCATCCGAGGAAGAGGCAGCTGCCGCCATCTTCGGCTATACGGCGGGCAACGACTTCACGGCGCGGGACTTGCAGCGCCGCACCTCGCAGTGGCTGCTCGGCAAGACGCCCGACGGCTTCGCGCCGCTCGGCCCCTATATCGTGCCCGCCGCTGAGATCGATGTCTCGCATCTCGCCGTTCGGACGTTCGTCAACGGCGAGATGCGCCAGGACGGGCGGACATCGGACATGATCTTCTCGCCCGCTGCCATCGTCCGCTATATCTCGAAGTGCATGACGCTCGATCCCGGCGATGTCATCTTCACGGGCACGCCGCACGGCGTGATCTTCGGTCTGCCCGAGAAGGAGCGGCGCTGGCTCAAGGCGGGCGACGAGGTCGTCGTGAAGATCGAGGGCATCGGCGAGCTTCGGAATCGAATCGCTTAG
- a CDS encoding YvrJ family protein, with the protein MNDLLAAFGSYGFPMAVTAFLLVRIEGKLGALNDSVRELSGIIAKK; encoded by the coding sequence ATGAACGATCTTCTGGCGGCGTTCGGCAGCTACGGCTTCCCGATGGCGGTCACGGCTTTTTTGCTCGTGCGCATCGAGGGGAAGCTCGGAGCATTGAACGACAGCGTGCGGGAGCTTTCGGGCATCATCGCGAAGAAGTGA
- a CDS encoding nitrous oxide-stimulated promoter family protein, with product MSIFSRFLPKKKQPEIKNNIPKEKANIKKTFGVYCHKEHGTEGDKLCPKCTALLATVLMKMNRCPYGITKPICDRCESPCFSKSQNIEFRKIMTANQKSMLLRHPIMTIKHKLASMGVDYALKERAKKEQQKVEAKEKAAKRREEARSKKKK from the coding sequence ATGAGCATTTTTTCCAGATTCCTGCCCAAGAAGAAGCAGCCGGAAATCAAGAACAATATTCCAAAGGAAAAGGCGAACATCAAGAAGACGTTCGGCGTTTACTGTCACAAGGAGCACGGCACGGAGGGCGACAAGCTGTGCCCCAAGTGCACGGCGCTCCTTGCCACCGTGCTGATGAAGATGAACCGCTGTCCCTACGGCATCACGAAGCCGATCTGCGACCGCTGCGAAAGCCCGTGCTTCTCGAAGAGTCAGAACATCGAATTCCGCAAGATCATGACGGCGAACCAGAAGAGCATGCTGCTACGCCACCCGATCATGACGATCAAGCACAAGCTCGCGAGCATGGGCGTCGACTACGCGCTCAAGGAACGCGCGAAAAAGGAGCAGCAAAAAGTCGAGGCGAAGGAGAAGGCGGCGAAGCGCCGCGAGGAAGCGCGCAGCAAAAAAAAGAAGTGA
- a CDS encoding sensor histidine kinase has translation MEQEKSGSEFPRTQIDKLSAKSLDNILKSTVSTIETNKTQIFGIYEAARGEVESSRRTLEDLRELTRQTIEKVDELSAIEQREKKKLAETSSDFNNYSEERIREHYESVKDIQIELSVAREKESQLRAQRDALELRLHGLKEILKTAEHLAICIGSVLSYLSDQINGVVWQIEEAQKSKFIGAQIIKAQEEERLRVSRELHDGPAQDIANLIFQASIIERMVDRDPEEAKRGLQELRQHIRGCLTDMRQIIFDMRPMSLDDLGLEPALRQLISKMRERGMLDASIAVEGEEQKLAKYAEVSIFRIVQESLNNVSRHAGVKKAEVRILYTASALAITVKDEGRGFDPDAEEDAVPSGEEQFDDDRDVNDPILRNAYGQYGLLGMRERAAIIGAELNIISEIGKGTCIHLRMPFRPNVLAPEKAAKK, from the coding sequence ATGGAGCAGGAGAAGAGCGGATCGGAGTTTCCTCGCACTCAGATCGACAAGCTCAGCGCCAAGTCGCTGGATAATATTCTGAAGAGTACGGTCAGCACGATCGAGACGAATAAGACGCAGATCTTTGGCATCTATGAGGCGGCGCGCGGCGAGGTCGAGTCGAGCCGGCGCACGCTTGAGGATCTGCGCGAACTCACGCGCCAGACGATCGAGAAGGTCGATGAGCTTTCGGCAATCGAGCAGCGGGAGAAGAAGAAGCTCGCTGAGACGAGCAGCGATTTCAACAATTATTCCGAGGAGCGCATACGCGAGCATTACGAGTCGGTCAAGGACATTCAGATCGAGCTGAGCGTGGCGCGGGAAAAGGAGAGCCAGCTTCGTGCGCAGCGCGACGCCTTGGAGCTTCGCCTGCACGGTTTGAAGGAGATCTTGAAGACGGCGGAGCATCTGGCGATCTGCATCGGCTCGGTCTTGAGCTATCTGAGCGATCAGATCAACGGCGTCGTCTGGCAGATCGAGGAGGCGCAGAAGAGCAAGTTCATCGGCGCGCAGATCATCAAGGCGCAGGAGGAGGAGCGCTTGCGCGTTTCGCGTGAGCTGCACGACGGCCCGGCGCAGGACATCGCGAATCTCATCTTTCAGGCGTCGATTATCGAGCGCATGGTCGACCGCGATCCGGAAGAGGCGAAGCGTGGTCTGCAGGAGCTTCGCCAGCATATTCGCGGCTGTCTGACGGACATGCGCCAGATCATCTTCGACATGCGCCCGATGTCGCTCGACGATCTCGGCCTTGAGCCGGCGCTGCGCCAGCTGATCAGCAAGATGCGCGAGCGCGGCATGCTTGATGCTTCCATCGCCGTGGAGGGCGAGGAGCAGAAGCTCGCGAAGTATGCCGAGGTCAGCATCTTCCGCATCGTGCAGGAATCTTTGAACAACGTCAGCCGCCATGCGGGCGTCAAGAAGGCGGAGGTGCGCATTCTCTACACGGCTTCGGCGCTCGCCATCACGGTCAAGGACGAGGGCAGGGGCTTCGATCCCGATGCAGAAGAGGACGCCGTGCCGAGCGGGGAAGAGCAGTTTGACGACGATCGCGACGTCAACGATCCCATATTGAGGAACGCTTACGGCCAGTACGGACTCCTCGGCATGAGGGAGCGCGCCGCCATCATCGGCGCGGAACTCAACATCATCTCGGAGATCGGCAAAGGAACGTGCATCCATCTGCGCATGCCGTTCCGCCCGAACGTGCTTGCGCCCGAAAAGGCTGCGAAGAAGTGA
- a CDS encoding aminotransferase class I/II-fold pyridoxal phosphate-dependent enzyme produces MTADERQRRAPLAAAMCAYGEEGALAFHTPGHKQGLGAHALLRELVTEAGLREEVSLMEELDDLHEPTGCIEEAQDLAAALYGADAAFFAVNGTTGAIHAMFVAALSPGDTVLVPRNVHRSVFGGLVLADARPVYIEPVVDEALGIAHGLSTEAVREACRLHPEAKALLLVSPTYYGVASDVRAIAEIVHEAGMALLVDEAHGAHLAFSDDLPESAIAAGADLVAQSTHKLLGAMTQASLLLLREGRIEKERVQRAMSLLTSTSPNYLLLASLDIARLQMAEVGAAHLARAVGLARKLRREVNATPGLFSFGEERMGGAGAFALDPLKLTVTVTGLGLTGAEAAHILRHEHKIEAELFDAQNVLFLLTYADTEESAGRLLAALRSLAQRRTAQAATAAAAAIAVPDGGKAQVAVRLPAAPPVAIPPREAFYRRSVPCRLREAAGRIAAETIAFYPPGIPVICTGEVFTAEVCRYIEAMAAAGLKVTGAADASLRTLRVVADDAEQEE; encoded by the coding sequence GTGACGGCGGACGAAAGACAAAGACGCGCGCCGCTCGCCGCCGCCATGTGCGCGTACGGGGAAGAGGGCGCTCTCGCCTTTCATACGCCCGGACACAAGCAGGGACTGGGGGCGCATGCGCTCTTGCGCGAACTTGTGACGGAAGCAGGCCTTCGAGAAGAGGTTTCTCTGATGGAGGAGCTTGACGATCTGCACGAGCCGACGGGCTGCATCGAGGAGGCGCAGGATCTCGCCGCCGCGCTCTATGGAGCGGATGCGGCCTTTTTCGCCGTCAACGGCACGACGGGCGCGATCCATGCGATGTTCGTGGCCGCGCTCTCGCCGGGCGATACCGTGCTTGTGCCGCGCAACGTGCATCGCTCTGTTTTCGGCGGCCTCGTGCTTGCCGACGCGCGTCCCGTCTACATCGAGCCGGTCGTTGACGAGGCGCTTGGCATAGCGCACGGGCTTAGTACGGAGGCTGTGCGCGAGGCGTGCCGCCTGCATCCTGAGGCGAAGGCGCTGCTGCTCGTTTCGCCGACGTATTACGGCGTCGCCTCCGACGTGCGTGCCATCGCCGAGATCGTGCACGAGGCGGGCATGGCGCTCCTCGTCGACGAGGCGCACGGCGCGCATCTCGCGTTCTCTGACGATTTGCCGGAGTCGGCGATCGCGGCGGGCGCCGATCTCGTCGCGCAGAGCACGCACAAGCTCCTCGGCGCGATGACGCAGGCGTCGCTTCTGCTGCTTCGCGAAGGGCGCATCGAAAAAGAGCGCGTGCAGCGGGCGATGAGCCTACTGACATCGACGAGCCCGAACTACCTGCTGCTGGCGTCCCTCGACATCGCCCGCCTGCAGATGGCAGAAGTGGGCGCGGCACATCTCGCTCGCGCCGTGGGGCTCGCACGGAAACTTAGGCGCGAGGTGAATGCGACGCCCGGACTCTTCTCTTTTGGCGAAGAGCGCATGGGAGGCGCGGGAGCATTCGCGCTCGACCCGCTGAAGCTCACGGTGACGGTTACGGGACTCGGCCTGACGGGTGCAGAGGCCGCGCATATCCTGCGCCATGAGCACAAGATCGAGGCGGAGCTCTTTGACGCACAAAACGTGCTCTTCCTCCTCACCTATGCCGATACGGAAGAAAGCGCGGGAAGGCTTTTAGCGGCATTGCGCTCTTTGGCGCAGCGCCGGACGGCGCAAGCGGCGACTGCCGCTGCGGCAGCGATCGCGGTGCCCGATGGCGGGAAAGCGCAGGTCGCCGTGCGCCTTCCCGCCGCGCCTCCCGTGGCAATCCCACCGCGCGAGGCGTTCTATCGCCGCTCTGTCCCTTGCCGCCTGCGCGAGGCGGCGGGGCGCATCGCGGCGGAAACCATCGCCTTCTATCCGCCGGGCATCCCTGTGATCTGCACGGGCGAGGTCTTTACGGCGGAGGTCTGCCGCTACATCGAGGCGATGGCGGCGGCGGGGCTCAAAGTTACGGGCGCGGCGGACGCATCGCTTCGGACGCTGCGCGTGGTCGCGGACGATGCGGAGCAGGAGGAAT